The following are encoded together in the Candidatus Gracilibacteria bacterium genome:
- a CDS encoding site-specific DNA-methyltransferase, translating to MGQYFKDNNFALYHGDSIEIMSKFSENTVDMIFADPPYFLSNGGMTVHAGRMVKVDKGDWDKSTGTEDDFAFHIRWLEEAKRILKPDGTIWISGTYHSIYQCGYALQILGFHILNDISWFKPNASPNLSCRFFTASHETIIWARKSKKGKHYFDYNSMKNGDWSGDSIKKPGLQMRSVWSVHPPKNWEKVHGKHPTQKPIDLLKRIIIASTKDQDIILDPFSGSGTTGIASEIIGERKYIGIDQNKEYLDLTIKRYKDIKSNSK from the coding sequence ATGTGACAATATTTCAAAGATAACAATTTCGCACTGTATCATGGAGATAGTATTGAAATAATGTCGAAATTTTCAGAAAATACTGTTGATATGATATTTGCTGATCCTCCGTATTTTCTCTCTAATTGATGAATGACGGTTCATGCAGGACGAATGGTAAAAGTTGATAAATGAGATTGGGATAAATCTACTGGAACAGAAGATGATTTCGCTTTCCATATTCGTTGGTTAGAGGAAGCAAAAAGAATATTAAAACCAGATTGAACGATCTGGATATCTTGAACATATCATAGTATATATCAGTGTGGATATGCACTTCAGATTCTTGGTTTTCATATACTTAATGATATATCTTGGTTCAAGCCTAATGCTTCACCAAATCTTTCTTGTAGGTTCTTTACTGCTTCTCATGAGACAATAATATGGGCGAGAAAGAGTAAAAAATGAAAACATTACTTTGATTATAACTCCATGAAAAATGGTGATTGGTCTGGGGATAGCATCAAAAAACCTGGGCTTCAGATGCGATCTGTCTGGTCTGTTCATCCACCGAAGAACTGGGAAAAAGTACACGGTAAGCATCCAACACAAAAGCCAATCGATCTTCTCAAAAGGATCATCATAGCGTCTACAAAGGATCAAGATATTATTCTTGATCCTTTTTCTTGATCTTGAACTACGGGCATTGCTTCAGAGATTATATGAGAAAGGAAATATATATGAATCGATCAAAATAAAGAATATCTCGATCTCACAATTAAACGGTACAAAGATATTAAATCCAACTCCAAATAA
- a CDS encoding MG2 domain-containing protein — MRTLSRIFLLLLALIGVVALGYYAYVLGAETLTYPFLGSDEQKGDTLDLVVARPKFIVNLTGGPIIDEKAIRESLQFGTSALIDNPSISGEYSVTISGEHIQVFYPGLEKGQSITLNSDTYNEKKTTRYRLPRDITLTPLEYPRSLNITPVGTPRDRTYAISMFGFDKYTPEHIRYFVNYDKNVACNLSSSWQEFSPIFPTTTKPLTKNGQIMNMNVQFDYDTSKSHVCLIGGVNGVYRVLEDRNLDAFVATGSTLEVLSPEYDMQSRIEFDFSYPIYEDTGSLYSPAYIANRSNAKIAFLKSLNISPDIAVTPDNLVLTPDHAILTLPLAEGKEVTFSLTNLTDIYGRSIDLQYTITPKQEPFLSLKFPDNRTYYSPNEAIPTKLYALKAPKNAYSVKLCHLPLESYARMERILADSLTGSSLDAVYSTLHGSDAYGCVKKDVNLTSTGYMSTFDVREIVAGGKFDPGMYILAFTNRDDINGFQKPVKPLVFTVMDSHITMKVDASGKMMFLVTDIKTGEPVANQEITVMRNVTRTYHEQWNQNTNETTREYIPLTSQAFATGVVLGRTNSEGFLDVSLSSLSGLDRYESSPYSLSFESWWEYEGRYESFLVQSKDSNNHLGYLVSTWNDGITGYNFGMKESDYSYETRSKYTAYLHTERKLYLPGETVHIHGIIRENSTALKVPGDVSFNVIVSDSMGKEISRLALKPNEFGTISADLNLGKDATLGMYTISLATLDQTEYVQNGWANFQVEVFKNPTFTANVELRSPDIENGSIKNLRKKVNTDPNNPWYTDMYEGKFALEGVVKAKYYNGTEMKNTPFTYRIYRSEYYADDYWTDCFWGCYYEPSLEYYTEGTGMIDQDGYGVFSVPVDYTSFYSDYQYTAEIIVKDPLSGEEVTTPSTLVVKLPAEYKSFSPNNPLTFTPKKKILQNGEELQGNLKPEYGSWDASLTGKYTYEIVYREYRETPVDDIRAGKINVTTSADRVIASGAVSSDTFTKKLIAYPSGEYLFRVSPIALSGATVPDSAVSETTFYVAGDMTNMKGSALRVIPEKTVYKPGETARVLVTVPFTGSHILMTVEKGGVINHEYFTLSGNTFTREYRVDDTMIPNAYIGVVALNPSSPESNRSYAVGYGEIVSDYTEKKGNLTLNPDKETYKNRETVNLDMTLTDRSGNPLQGEVAVMVVDESLIRLLGNIDLDILPKFYQKYPFTMKTALSFIGIERNHWLSRKGSNGGSGDKGGAGNEIASRSLFKNTAYYNPSVRTNASGKASVRFELPDNVTDYRIIAIANTKDAHFAVSEKTIQVRKDYVIETHAPMILRPSDSSTITASVFNSTKKITGATLTAIIGTGSSVIRKNLEVTLNPNTSISRDFPFSAQGGWSGDVPYTIELREKETLLDSYTSSFRFAPIPEIESTSRAILLFTGTSLSYSLPKTDSGTDFASSKVSISISPSYATQLSEAIKSLVQYPYGCIEQTIGSTLPNALALAFSDSLGINIDRAQATENVKNGLAKILRMQHYSGGWVYWEGENEAESHITPYVLRSLVTFKNLGQKVPDETLENGANYIINNLSTYREDENSFAEAVWTLALLGRTPEALENWKTINTSKLSRHGYLAYAYAAHVLTIYSPEIAMKLDNLMFATGSTNDYWYWDKNADEGIYAQLLIDRGDDVKALALIDRIVRDADLTSYYVSTQAKIQIFRALVKQANKASNAISKKHAMALRGDAIIADATLTPEHPIMQIDTTREKIGSTLTLKRDESKLPLYITITTRDRTKSILDMPAKSALGMSISRTFELIDESKGIEKDGTFVSATPVKNGTFQKGKLYRVTLKSTIPGNTNQYNSWYNLTIEDFYPAGWRPINSNFKTESAMTHSNSSDWWNYTESRDDRMLTHVDYGYGNERIYTYYVRPNTVGNYLLPPATSYFMYRPEVHAYTKYEKVQITE; from the coding sequence ATGCGCACACTGAGTCGTATTTTCCTCCTTCTTCTCGCACTTATCTGAGTCGTCGCGCTCGGTTATTATGCTTACGTCCTTGGTGCCGAGACGCTCACCTATCCATTTCTCGGATCAGATGAGCAAAAAGGTGACACGCTCGATCTCGTTGTTGCGCGACCAAAGTTCATCGTCAATCTCACGGGAGGACCAATCATCGATGAGAAAGCGATCCGAGAATCACTTCAATTTGGTACATCTGCTCTCATAGATAATCCATCAATTTCGGGAGAATATTCTGTGACTATTTCTGGTGAACATATACAGGTTTTTTATCCTGGTCTCGAGAAATGACAATCCATCACACTCAATTCGGATACATATAATGAGAAGAAAACAACTCGTTATCGACTCCCGCGAGATATCACACTCACTCCACTCGAATATCCAAGATCACTCAATATCACACCTGTTGGTACACCGCGCGACCGTACCTATGCGATTTCTATGTTCGGATTCGACAAGTACACTCCAGAGCATATTCGCTACTTCGTGAACTACGACAAAAATGTTGCCTGTAATCTCTCATCTTCTTGGCAAGAATTTTCTCCGATATTCCCGACGACAACAAAACCTCTGACCAAGAACGGGCAGATCATGAACATGAATGTGCAGTTTGATTATGATACCTCAAAATCTCATGTCTGTCTTATCGGTGGAGTGAATGGGGTATATCGTGTGCTCGAAGACAGAAATCTCGATGCTTTCGTAGCAACAGGATCAACCCTGGAAGTTCTCTCGCCAGAATACGATATGCAGAGTCGGATAGAATTCGATTTCTCCTATCCAATCTATGAAGATACTGGATCACTCTACAGTCCTGCATATATCGCGAATCGTTCCAATGCGAAAATCGCATTTCTCAAAAGTCTCAATATCAGTCCTGATATTGCTGTCACTCCAGATAATCTTGTTCTCACTCCAGATCATGCAATTCTCACACTTCCGCTTGCAGAGGGAAAAGAAGTGACTTTCTCTCTCACAAATCTCACAGATATCTATGGAAGAAGTATAGATCTACAATACACCATCACTCCGAAACAAGAACCATTTCTTTCTCTGAAATTCCCTGACAATCGCACCTACTATAGTCCGAATGAAGCAATACCAACGAAGCTCTATGCTCTCAAGGCTCCAAAGAATGCCTACAGTGTCAAACTGTGTCATCTTCCACTCGAATCATACGCTCGTATGGAACGCATACTTGCCGATAGTTTAACTGGTTCTTCACTCGATGCGGTATATAGCACGCTTCATGGAAGTGATGCATATGGTTGTGTCAAGAAAGATGTCAACCTCACGTCTACAGGATACATGTCAACATTTGATGTCAGAGAAATAGTCGCCTGAGGAAAATTCGATCCGGGTATGTATATTCTTGCATTCACCAATCGAGACGATATCAATGGATTCCAGAAGCCGGTAAAACCACTTGTTTTTACCGTTATGGATAGCCATATCACGATGAAGGTTGATGCGAGTGGCAAGATGATGTTTCTCGTGACAGATATCAAGACGGGAGAGCCAGTTGCCAATCAAGAAATAACCGTCATGAGAAATGTAACTCGCACATATCATGAACAGTGGAATCAGAATACCAATGAGACAACTCGCGAATATATTCCTCTCACTTCCCAGGCATTCGCGACGGGGGTTGTGCTCGGACGCACGAATAGTGAAGGTTTTCTCGATGTGTCTCTGAGTAGTCTCTCTTGACTCGATAGATATGAATCGAGTCCATATAGTCTCTCATTCGAGAGTTGGTGGGAATACGAGGGACGATATGAGAGCTTTCTGGTGCAATCGAAAGATAGTAACAATCATCTCTGATACCTCGTCAGTACGTGGAATGATGGAATCACTGGCTACAATTTCGGAATGAAAGAATCCGACTACTCCTATGAGACTCGATCAAAATACACTGCATATCTCCATACTGAAAGAAAACTCTATCTTCCTGGCGAGACCGTACATATCCATGGAATTATCCGAGAAAATAGCACTGCACTCAAGGTTCCTGGAGACGTCTCATTCAATGTTATAGTCTCAGATAGTATGGGAAAAGAAATAAGTAGACTTGCCCTGAAGCCAAATGAATTCGGTACCATCAGTGCCGATCTCAATCTCGGAAAAGATGCAACGCTCGGAATGTATACTATTTCCCTTGCGACTCTCGATCAGACAGAATACGTACAAAATGGTTGGGCAAACTTCCAAGTGGAAGTCTTCAAGAATCCAACCTTCACCGCAAACGTAGAACTCAGAAGTCCTGATATCGAAAATGGAAGCATCAAAAATCTTCGTAAGAAAGTAAATACTGATCCGAACAATCCTTGGTATACTGATATGTATGAAGGGAAATTCGCACTCGAAGGCGTAGTGAAAGCAAAATACTACAATGGTACTGAAATGAAGAACACACCATTCACATATCGAATCTATCGAAGTGAATACTACGCGGATGATTATTGGACGGACTGTTTCTGGGGATGTTATTATGAACCTTCTCTCGAATACTACACCGAATGAACGGGCATGATAGATCAGGATGGATATGGTGTATTCAGTGTGCCAGTTGATTATACTTCATTCTATAGTGACTATCAGTACACAGCAGAAATCATCGTCAAAGATCCTCTTTCTGGAGAAGAAGTTACCACACCAAGTACACTGGTTGTCAAACTTCCTGCAGAATACAAATCATTTTCTCCCAATAATCCCCTCACATTCACACCGAAGAAAAAAATCCTCCAAAATGGAGAAGAACTTCAGTGAAACCTGAAGCCAGAATATGGTTCTTGGGATGCGAGTCTCACAGGAAAATATACATATGAAATCGTCTATCGTGAGTATAGGGAAACTCCTGTTGACGATATCCGTGCTGGAAAAATCAATGTCACCACCAGTGCTGACCGAGTCATCGCCAGTGGTGCAGTGAGCAGTGATACATTCACGAAAAAACTCATCGCATATCCATCATGAGAATATCTTTTCCGCGTCTCACCGATAGCGCTCTCATGAGCCACAGTTCCTGATTCTGCCGTTTCAGAGACAACATTCTATGTAGCTGGAGATATGACGAACATGAAGGGTTCAGCACTGCGAGTCATTCCAGAAAAAACCGTCTACAAACCAGGAGAAACCGCGCGAGTCCTTGTAACAGTTCCCTTCACAGGTTCACATATTCTTATGACCGTAGAAAAGTGAGGGGTTATCAACCATGAATATTTCACTCTCTCAGGCAACACTTTCACACGAGAATACAGAGTCGATGATACCATGATTCCGAATGCATACATTGGAGTTGTCGCATTGAATCCATCTTCTCCAGAATCGAACCGCAGCTACGCTGTTGGTTATGGAGAAATCGTATCAGATTATACCGAGAAAAAAGGAAATCTCACACTCAATCCTGATAAAGAAACCTATAAGAATCGCGAGACGGTCAATCTCGATATGACACTCACTGATCGTTCTGGAAATCCACTCCAATGAGAAGTCGCCGTCATGGTCGTCGACGAGAGCCTTATTCGCCTTCTCGGAAATATCGATCTCGATATTCTCCCGAAATTCTATCAGAAATACCCATTCACCATGAAGACAGCGCTTTCATTTATTGGTATTGAGCGCAATCATTGGCTCTCGAGAAAATGATCCAACGGAGGAAGTGGAGATAAGGGTGGAGCAGGAAATGAGATAGCATCGCGTTCCCTCTTTAAAAATACTGCCTACTATAATCCAAGTGTTCGTACGAATGCTTCTGGAAAAGCCAGTGTCCGATTCGAGCTTCCAGATAATGTGACCGATTATCGTATCATCGCCATCGCCAATACCAAGGATGCACATTTTGCGGTGAGTGAGAAAACCATTCAGGTTCGCAAAGACTATGTGATCGAGACACATGCACCGATGATTCTTCGTCCGAGTGATTCGAGTACCATCACCGCCAGCGTCTTCAATTCTACGAAGAAAATCACTGGAGCCACTCTCACTGCTATCATCGGAACTGGATCAAGTGTTATCCGGAAAAATCTCGAAGTAACACTGAATCCAAATACATCCATTTCTCGAGATTTCCCCTTCTCAGCACAAGGATGATGGTCAGGAGATGTTCCATATACGATAGAACTCCGAGAAAAAGAGACACTTCTTGATAGCTATACCAGCTCATTTCGATTTGCACCAATTCCTGAGATAGAAAGCACGTCTCGCGCTATTCTTCTCTTTACAGGAACTTCCCTCTCATACAGCTTACCGAAAACGGATTCTGGCACTGATTTCGCAAGTTCCAAGGTCTCCATCAGTATTTCTCCATCCTATGCCACCCAGCTCTCTGAAGCCATAAAGTCTCTCGTACAATATCCATACGGTTGCATCGAGCAAACGATTGGTTCTACTCTGCCAAATGCCCTTGCTCTCGCATTTTCTGATTCTCTGGGTATCAATATCGATCGTGCACAGGCCACAGAGAACGTCAAAAACGGACTTGCGAAAATCCTTCGCATGCAACACTATAGTGGCGGTTGGGTATACTGGGAGTGAGAGAATGAAGCAGAAAGTCATATTACACCATATGTTCTGAGATCTCTCGTGACATTCAAAAATCTCGGACAAAAAGTTCCTGATGAAACGCTCGAAAATGGCGCCAACTATATCATCAACAATCTCTCTACCTATCGAGAAGATGAGAATAGTTTTGCGGAAGCCGTGTGGACTCTTGCACTTCTTGGTCGTACACCAGAAGCACTCGAAAACTGGAAAACTATCAATACGAGTAAGCTTTCTCGACATGGATATCTCGCATATGCCTATGCCGCCCATGTTCTCACTATTTATTCCCCAGAGATAGCGATGAAGCTCGATAATCTCATGTTCGCAACAGGATCGACGAATGATTATTGGTATTGGGATAAAAACGCTGACGAGTGAATCTATGCACAACTTCTTATCGACCGTGGTGATGATGTGAAAGCATTAGCACTCATCGACAGGATTGTGCGTGATGCTGATCTCACATCATACTATGTCTCGACGCAAGCGAAAATCCAGATATTCCGAGCGCTCGTGAAACAAGCGAATAAGGCTTCTAATGCTATCTCGAAGAAACATGCTATGGCACTTCGTGGTGATGCTATTATCGCTGATGCAACTCTCACCCCTGAACATCCAATAATGCAAATCGATACCACTCGTGAGAAAATTGGTTCTACACTGACACTGAAACGAGATGAGAGTAAACTTCCTCTCTATATCACTATCACGACTCGTGATCGAACCAAGAGTATTCTCGATATGCCAGCAAAAAGCGCTCTCGGTATGAGTATTTCTCGAACGTTCGAACTTATTGATGAATCGAAAGGTATAGAAAAAGATGGAACATTTGTCTCGGCAACTCCAGTGAAAAATGGAACATTCCAGAAATGAAAACTCTATCGAGTTACTCTCAAATCGACTATTCCTGGAAATACGAATCAGTACAATTCTTGGTACAATCTCACGATAGAAGATTTTTATCCTGCTGGTTGGAGACCGATCAATTCGAACTTCAAAACGGAAAGTGCCATGACACATTCGAATTCGAGTGACTGGTGGAACTATACCGAATCACGAGATGACCGCATGCTTACGCATGTTGATTATGGATATGGTAATGAGCGGATATACACATACTATGTTCGTCCGAATACAGTATGAAATTACCTCCTTCCTCCTGCAACTTCCTACTTCATGTATCGTCCAGAAGTCCATGCATATACGAAGTACGAAAAAGTTCAGATTACAGAATAA
- the nrdR gene encoding transcriptional regulator NrdR, translating to MKCPKCKNLDTKVIDSRTTEDGKAIRRRRECEKCGARFTTFERLEFVSFMVTKSSGESEPYDRAKVVNSMMKALVKREYNPEKIDNVINALENEWAQNKQGITSKRIGRDILRKLRDLDEVAFLRYASIYHNHENVRGFVKFIEDELG from the coding sequence ATGAAATGTCCGAAATGTAAGAATCTTGATACAAAGGTGATCGACTCACGTACAACCGAAGATGGAAAGGCAATCCGTAGACGTCGAGAATGTGAGAAGTGTGGTGCCCGATTCACCACTTTCGAACGTCTCGAATTCGTCTCATTCATGGTGACAAAATCATCAGGAGAGAGTGAACCATACGACCGCGCAAAAGTCGTGAATTCTATGATGAAAGCACTCGTAAAACGAGAATACAATCCTGAGAAAATCGATAATGTCATCAATGCACTCGAGAATGAGTGGGCACAGAACAAGCAATGAATCACTTCGAAACGAATTGGACGTGATATACTCCGCAAGCTCCGTGACCTCGATGAAGTCGCATTTCTCCGATATGCTTCTATCTACCACAATCATGAGAACGTTCGAGGATTTGTAAAATTTATAGAAGATGAGCTCTGATAA
- the ftsH gene encoding ATP-dependent zinc metalloprotease FtsH — translation MAPKDQKPQKKPTPKVPKIPKLPKGANVKVYEITLRTFLYPIIVGFGIFAIIYGIRNYSTEKITYNDDIGLNQITQNYSSGVYEEVVIQGANIQAKKKATENVVNGKVVTSREVDRTILPVNLEITDIGLSNPANPTKVTIKEEGWGTVLADLLPSLLGTLLFIVFLFFIMGRMGGGGMGSPMAFIKSRARMYDPEMDEKVTFENVAGAEEEKADLVEIVDFLKSPQKYKDLGAKIPRGILLQGPPGTGKTLLARAVAGESDVPFFSISGSEFVEMFVGVGAARVRDLFKDARDNAPSIIFIDEIDAIGKKRSPGIGGGHDEREQTLNQILTEMDGFDNETNVIVMAATNRADVLDKALLRPGRFDRKVTINLPTLEDRRKILDVHAKGKPFADDVNLDKIAAITVGFSGAELGNLLNESAILAGKNSAKSITQEMIQKSIEKVVMGNEKKSLRMTEHEKKLTAIHEIGHAIVGKMLAHTDPVHKISILPRGGAGGVTWFLPEKDRTYTSKAKYLDELATLYGGRVAEEVFFGPDYITTGASSDIERATEIARAMVMRFGFDSDIGPENLAPDMSEGNFLGGQTNAKVISDKTQDLIDSKVRKLLLDAYALAKKIITTNKALHENLANALLEREEMLQEEFDAFFEGVEGVPQKVAM, via the coding sequence ATGGCACCAAAAGATCAAAAACCACAAAAAAAACCAACTCCCAAAGTTCCAAAGATTCCAAAACTTCCAAAATGAGCGAATGTGAAAGTCTATGAGATTACTCTTCGTACCTTTCTCTATCCGATTATTGTTGGGTTTGGTATTTTTGCTATCATCTACGGAATTCGTAACTACTCTACAGAGAAAATCACCTACAATGATGATATCGGACTCAATCAGATTACTCAGAACTATAGTTCTGGAGTCTATGAGGAAGTAGTGATTCAAGGCGCGAATATCCAGGCAAAGAAGAAGGCGACAGAAAATGTCGTGAATGGAAAGGTGGTTACGAGTCGCGAAGTAGATCGAACGATACTTCCGGTAAATCTCGAGATTACTGATATTGGTCTCTCGAATCCAGCCAATCCCACCAAGGTGACTATCAAAGAAGAAGGATGGGGTACTGTTCTGGCAGATCTTCTTCCATCACTTCTCGGAACTCTTCTCTTTATCGTATTTCTCTTCTTCATCATGGGTCGTATGGGTGGTGGAGGCATGGGAAGTCCGATGGCGTTCATCAAGAGTCGTGCTCGTATGTATGATCCTGAGATGGATGAGAAAGTGACATTCGAGAATGTTGCTGGTGCAGAAGAAGAGAAAGCAGATCTCGTAGAGATTGTCGACTTCCTCAAGAGTCCACAGAAATACAAAGACCTCGGTGCGAAAATCCCTCGTGGTATCCTGCTCCAGGGGCCTCCAGGAACGGGGAAGACGCTTCTTGCTCGTGCTGTTGCAGGTGAATCTGATGTTCCATTTTTCTCTATCTCTGGTTCTGAGTTCGTCGAGATGTTCGTCGGTGTCGGTGCTGCTCGTGTACGTGACCTCTTCAAGGATGCTCGTGACAATGCTCCATCGATCATCTTCATCGATGAGATCGATGCTATCGGGAAAAAGCGTTCTCCTGGTATCGGTGGTGGACACGATGAACGTGAACAGACATTGAACCAGATCCTCACGGAGATGGACGGATTCGATAACGAGACCAATGTCATCGTCATGGCAGCAACCAATCGTGCTGATGTCCTCGATAAGGCTCTTCTTCGTCCAGGACGATTCGATCGCAAGGTGACCATCAATCTCCCAACTCTCGAAGACCGTCGCAAGATCCTCGACGTCCATGCGAAATGAAAACCATTCGCTGATGATGTGAATCTCGATAAGATCGCAGCTATCACCGTCGGATTCTCTGGTGCTGAGCTCGGGAATCTCCTGAATGAGTCTGCTATCCTCGCTGGTAAGAATAGTGCGAAAAGTATCACTCAAGAGATGATCCAGAAATCTATCGAGAAAGTCGTGATGGGAAATGAGAAAAAATCGCTCCGCATGACCGAACACGAGAAGAAGCTCACTGCTATCCATGAGATCGGACATGCGATCGTCGGCAAGATGCTCGCACACACAGATCCAGTGCACAAGATATCTATCCTTCCTCGTGGTGGCGCTGGTGGCGTCACTTGGTTCCTCCCTGAGAAAGATAGAACCTATACTTCGAAGGCGAAATATCTAGATGAACTCGCGACTCTCTATGGTGGTCGTGTAGCAGAAGAAGTATTCTTCGGTCCTGACTATATCACGACGGGTGCGAGCTCAGATATCGAGCGTGCGACCGAGATTGCTCGTGCGATGGTGATGCGATTCGGTTTCGATAGTGATATCGGGCCAGAGAATCTCGCTCCGGATATGAGTGAAGGCAACTTCCTCGGTGGTCAGACGAATGCGAAGGTCATCTCTGATAAGACACAGGATCTCATCGATTCGAAGGTGCGCAAGCTCCTTCTCGATGCCTATGCTCTCGCGAAGAAGATCATCACTACGAACAAGGCTCTCCACGAGAATCTCGCGAATGCTCTCCTCGAACGTGAAGAGATGCTTCAGGAAGAGTTCGATGCATTCTTCGAAGGAGTGGAAGGTGTTCCACAGAAAGTCGCAATGTAG
- the uvrC gene encoding excinuclease ABC subunit UvrC — translation MPKKTLSEHLAGILTRLPTAPGVYQMKDKDGKVMYVGKAKNLKNRVKSYFERTTELSAAKKQMVAKIEDIELIICETEVEALVLETNIIKHLSPKYNILMKDDKNLAYIKITNSPVPELIKTRQKFRDGGEYYGPYVSAVEQSVRAIRRIFRIRNCKMKFARDRGEKILITDKAGRTIPCMDYYIGLCPAPCVLESGKMKEHDGNLARARSFLRGDSDELYRELEGEMIEKSRNLQFEDAQKIKETLEALKGLHERQKVRDILEGNVDVFVQYEKYDKTYIGITQIRNSQIIGVLRHEVILGADEKSDIMTQFLLRQYTTDGNNDDTPELLLCQNEIEDEALIEFLKSQKVTVEAPKIGPKNEIILFTLNQVREYAYKKELSSLENKTLTREHMVNVLERLGYPAPKKGEIIFECYDISHTDGHFTYASRVVIVNGKAETSRYKKYKIQSLKDGDIDDFASHREVMKRRTLEGLEMNNFPHLIIIDGGKGQLSSAIAGIDAGISNYKLGTINDKKVEDENGISHRSSLIDYRSIPLCSIAKREEEIFLPGHRDPILFEKGTGELMVLQKARDESHRFSIGANKSARMKSMKKNILEEIPGIGPVTRKKLLKIAGTIDEIRTIPLEVMETLCTQKQRDILRDHGIWGD, via the coding sequence ATGCCAAAAAAGACACTCTCAGAACATCTCGCATGAATCCTCACTCGTCTGCCGACTGCACCAGGAGTCTATCAGATGAAGGACAAGGATGGAAAAGTCATGTACGTCGGCAAGGCGAAGAATCTGAAGAATCGTGTAAAATCCTACTTCGAACGAACGACAGAACTCAGCGCTGCGAAGAAACAGATGGTCGCAAAAATCGAAGATATCGAGCTCATCATCTGTGAGACGGAAGTGGAAGCACTCGTACTCGAGACCAATATCATCAAGCACCTCTCGCCGAAGTACAATATCCTCATGAAGGATGACAAGAATCTCGCATATATCAAGATCACGAACTCTCCTGTCCCAGAACTCATCAAGACCCGACAGAAGTTCCGCGATGGAGGAGAATATTATGGACCATATGTGAGCGCTGTAGAGCAATCTGTTCGTGCAATCCGTCGGATATTTCGTATTCGCAATTGCAAGATGAAGTTCGCACGTGATAGAGGAGAAAAAATACTTATAACAGATAAGGCTGGAAGAACTATTCCTTGTATGGATTACTATATCGGGCTCTGCCCAGCACCCTGTGTCCTCGAATCTGGGAAGATGAAGGAACATGACGGCAATCTCGCACGGGCTCGGAGTTTCTTGCGTGGTGATTCTGATGAACTCTACCGAGAACTCGAATGAGAAATGATAGAGAAATCTCGAAATCTCCAATTCGAAGATGCGCAGAAAATCAAGGAAACACTTGAAGCCCTGAAGTGACTCCACGAACGACAGAAAGTCCGAGATATTCTCGAATGAAATGTGGATGTTTTTGTGCAGTATGAAAAGTATGATAAAACATATATAGGAATCACTCAAATTCGCAATAGTCAGATAATCGGAGTTCTCAGACATGAAGTCATACTCTGAGCTGACGAGAAGTCAGATATCATGACCCAATTCCTCCTGCGACAATATACTACCGATGGGAATAATGACGATACACCTGAACTCCTCCTCTGCCAGAATGAGATAGAAGATGAAGCACTCATAGAATTCCTGAAATCACAGAAAGTCACGGTCGAAGCTCCAAAAATCTGACCAAAGAATGAAATCATACTTTTCACACTCAACCAAGTGAGAGAGTATGCATATAAGAAAGAACTCTCATCACTCGAGAACAAGACGCTCACTCGAGAACATATGGTCAACGTACTTGAAAGACTCGGATATCCAGCACCGAAGAAGTGAGAAATCATATTCGAATGTTATGATATCTCTCATACCGATGGACACTTCACCTATGCTTCTCGTGTCGTCATCGTGAATGGGAAGGCAGAGACTTCTCGATACAAGAAATACAAGATCCAATCCCTGAAGGATGGAGATATCGACGACTTCGCATCTCACCGGGAAGTCATGAAGCGACGAACTCTCGAGTGACTCGAGATGAATAACTTCCCACACCTCATCATCATCGACGGAGGCAAGTGACAGCTCTCAAGCGCGATAGCAGGAATAGATGCGGGAATATCCAACTATAAATTATGAACGATAAACGATAAGAAAGTAGAGGATGAAAACTGAATATCTCATCGTTCATCACTCATAGATTATCGCTCTATTCCCCTCTGTTCCATAGCAAAGCGTGAGGAAGAGATATTCCTCCCTGGACATCGTGACCCTATCCTCTTCGAGAAATGAACCGGAGAACTCATGGTGCTCCAGAAGGCACGAGATGAATCTCATCGATTCTCCATCGGAGCGAATAAATCTGCTCGTATGAAAAGTATGAAGAAGAATATCCTCGAAGAAATACCAGGAATCTGACCGGTCACTCGTAAGAAACTCCTAAAAATAGCAGGAACTATCGATGAGATCAGGACTATCCCTCTCGAAGTCATGGAAACCCTCTGTACCCAGAAGCAGAGAGATATTCTCCGAGATCATGGGATATGGGGAGACTAA